The Cyanobium sp. Tous-M-B4 genome contains a region encoding:
- the sufR gene encoding iron-sulfur cluster biosynthesis transcriptional regulator SufR, translated as MSAIPQIIPQHADPASTRDTVLTLLVRHGEATASALAAHLAMSVQVVRRHLRGLEDDGLVEASPAAEGPGRPSNHWRLTAKGQGQFPDGSDHFALGLLQSLAGNLPPETLHGLLEQQAIQQADAYRHRIGAGSLQERLEQLVDLRRQEGYLAECSQDAGDPQAWMLSEFHCSVMRIAEQFPCICDQELQLIRHTFPDCQVDRVQWRLEKGHSCGFRLTPCRDD; from the coding sequence GTGAGCGCCATTCCCCAAATCATTCCCCAGCACGCCGATCCGGCATCCACTCGGGATACGGTCCTCACCTTGCTGGTTAGGCATGGAGAGGCCACCGCTAGCGCCCTAGCCGCTCATCTGGCGATGTCGGTGCAGGTTGTGCGTCGCCATCTGCGTGGCTTGGAAGATGATGGTCTGGTCGAGGCCAGTCCAGCGGCGGAGGGTCCGGGCAGGCCCAGTAATCACTGGCGCCTTACCGCCAAAGGCCAAGGGCAATTTCCCGATGGCAGCGACCATTTCGCCCTCGGCCTGCTGCAATCTCTGGCTGGCAACCTGCCACCGGAAACCCTGCACGGACTCCTAGAGCAACAAGCCATTCAGCAAGCTGACGCCTACCGCCACCGCATCGGCGCCGGCTCGCTTCAAGAGCGGCTGGAGCAACTGGTGGATCTACGCCGGCAGGAGGGCTATCTGGCGGAATGTTCTCAAGATGCCGGCGACCCTCAAGCCTGGATGCTCAGTGAATTTCACTGTTCCGTGATGCGCATCGCCGAGCAATTTCCTTGCATCTGCGACCAAGAGCTGCAGCTAATTCGCCACACCTTTCCCGACTGCCAGGTGGATCGGGTGCAATGGCGCCTGGAGAAGGGTCACTCTTGCGGCTTTCGCCTGACGCCCTGCCGTGACGACTGA
- a CDS encoding FAD-dependent monooxygenase — MNHRPKVVVVGAGPAGASLALLLARGGVAVTLVEAGTSLERQFRGEALMPSGLEALAAMGLLELIPGLPHRPLVGWRFVVNGQELFTATEPLGGDPSRPCTLVSQPALLEALLKLAGTYPSFAIERGQPVVDLLWQQERVAGVQLRDGRQLPADLVVGCDGRGSLVRQKAGLTLQSSPSPIDLLWFQLASPAASPLAGSFTTLVGPEGVFSAFESASGGLQLGWVMGKSQATPELSREGWIERMAALSPPQLAAWLREWSGGLGPPSRLTVQVGLADRWCQPGLLLLGDAAHPMGPVRAQGINMALRDAWVAARRLLPLLSSGCSGAALDGVAVQIEAERRPEITDMQTLQAAEAARGEQLRQQGWLRGALAIAAPLVGPAIAAHWSQQQQSLRQGLAPLPGPP; from the coding sequence TTGAACCACCGCCCCAAGGTGGTGGTAGTGGGTGCCGGACCGGCTGGCGCCAGCTTGGCCCTACTGCTAGCCCGTGGCGGTGTGGCCGTAACCCTGGTTGAGGCCGGCACCAGCCTGGAGCGTCAATTCCGCGGCGAAGCGCTGATGCCCTCAGGGCTAGAGGCCCTGGCGGCCATGGGGCTACTCGAGCTGATTCCAGGCCTGCCCCACCGGCCCCTGGTGGGATGGCGCTTCGTGGTGAATGGCCAGGAGCTATTCACCGCCACCGAGCCCCTCGGCGGCGATCCCAGCCGACCCTGCACCCTGGTGAGCCAGCCGGCCCTGCTGGAGGCCCTGCTGAAACTTGCCGGCACCTACCCCTCCTTTGCGATTGAGCGCGGGCAACCGGTGGTCGACCTGCTCTGGCAGCAGGAGCGGGTGGCGGGGGTGCAACTGCGCGATGGCCGTCAGCTGCCTGCCGACCTTGTCGTCGGCTGCGATGGCCGGGGCTCCCTGGTGCGCCAGAAGGCAGGGCTAACGCTGCAGAGCAGCCCCAGCCCGATCGACTTGCTCTGGTTTCAACTGGCCAGTCCCGCGGCCTCGCCCTTGGCTGGCTCCTTCACCACCCTGGTGGGTCCCGAGGGGGTTTTCAGCGCTTTCGAAAGCGCCAGCGGCGGCTTGCAGCTGGGCTGGGTTATGGGCAAGTCTCAAGCCACACCCGAGCTCAGTAGAGAAGGCTGGATCGAGCGGATGGCAGCCTTGAGTCCGCCGCAGCTGGCGGCCTGGCTACGGGAGTGGAGCGGCGGATTGGGCCCGCCCAGCCGGCTGACGGTGCAGGTGGGGCTAGCGGATCGCTGGTGCCAACCGGGCCTGCTGCTGCTTGGCGATGCGGCCCACCCGATGGGACCCGTGCGCGCCCAGGGCATCAACATGGCCCTGCGTGATGCCTGGGTGGCCGCCAGGCGGTTGTTGCCGCTGCTCAGCAGTGGCTGCAGCGGCGCTGCCCTTGACGGGGTGGCCGTCCAAATTGAGGCGGAGCGGCGGCCCGAAATCACAGATATGCAAACCCTGCAGGCCGCCGAAGCCGCCCGGGGAGAGCAGTTGCGGCAGCAGGGTTGGTTGCGGGGGGCTCTGGCGATCGCCGCCCCCCTGGTGGGCCCGGCAATCGCTGCCCACTGGAGCCAGCAGCAACAATCGCTGCGCCAGGGACTAGCCCCGCTGCCAGGACCGCCATGA
- a CDS encoding phycobilisome rod-core linker polypeptide: protein MALPLLKYAPTTQNSRVAPLRVGSDEDPKAVSMDKAMDREDQNFVIEAAYRQIFFHAFKVDRDRTLESQLRDGQITVREFIRSLCLSDTFTRSFYNLNSNYRVVRHLVEKLLGRPTHGRSEEIAWSAVLMTRGVRGMVDDILNGQEYLDAFGYDTVPFHRNRVVGSRDLGETPFNITTPRYEAYYRGILGFPQVVYTGTAKTIPARSRQRRGGFPEDYLPWVRNLPAMRSQGGASGSVSMDYLSKVPYRSIGR from the coding sequence GTGGCCCTGCCCCTCCTGAAGTACGCGCCCACTACCCAAAACTCGCGGGTTGCCCCGCTTCGGGTGGGTTCGGATGAGGATCCCAAAGCCGTGTCCATGGACAAGGCCATGGACCGCGAAGACCAAAACTTCGTGATTGAGGCGGCTTACCGCCAGATTTTCTTTCACGCCTTCAAGGTCGACCGCGACCGCACCCTGGAGAGCCAGCTGCGGGACGGTCAGATCACGGTGCGGGAGTTCATTCGCTCTTTGTGTCTCTCAGACACTTTCACCCGCAGCTTCTACAACCTGAACAGCAACTATCGGGTGGTGCGCCACCTGGTGGAAAAGCTTCTGGGTCGCCCCACCCACGGCAGGTCTGAGGAGATCGCCTGGTCGGCCGTGCTGATGACCCGCGGGGTCAGGGGCATGGTTGACGACATCCTCAACGGCCAGGAATACCTGGATGCCTTCGGTTACGACACCGTTCCCTTCCACCGCAACCGCGTGGTGGGCTCCCGGGATCTGGGCGAAACCCCCTTCAACATCACCACTCCGCGGTACGAGGCCTACTACCGCGGCATCTTGGGCTTCCCCCAGGTTGTGTACACCGGCACCGCCAAAACAATCCCCGCTCGCTCCCGTCAGCGCCGTGGCGGCTTCCCCGAGGACTACCTCCCCTGGGTGCGCAATCTGCCTGCCATGCGCAGCCAAGGCGGTGCATCCGGCAGCGTCAGCATGGACTATCTGTCCAAGGTTCCTTACCGCAGCATCGGCCGCTGA
- a CDS encoding potassium channel family protein — protein sequence MIRKPESIKALTSLEPWFQLPRQPIHTAPKRYKQTKLVWIGVVSISLMLSPHVIALLVGAAAAGVLLSNYPTTPQLSRCPEIGSLPGIVLGMFIATTLIHTLVTSLQADLVHSKRLSAWYSTSGGGRHLLIAIGALMTAATLFLEIILWAWVYRHVGAIHGLEASLYFSGITFTTVGYGDITLAKSWQLLSAGEAVNGVLMADWSTAQLIFLVQRMMILSVQSERIKAD from the coding sequence TTGATTCGCAAACCGGAATCCATCAAAGCGCTAACTAGCCTGGAGCCGTGGTTCCAGTTGCCCAGACAACCGATTCACACCGCTCCTAAGCGTTACAAACAAACGAAACTAGTTTGGATTGGCGTGGTAAGCATTTCTCTAATGCTGAGTCCCCATGTGATCGCTCTACTGGTCGGAGCAGCTGCGGCTGGGGTGCTCTTAAGCAACTATCCAACAACGCCTCAGCTATCGCGCTGCCCTGAAATCGGCAGCCTCCCGGGCATCGTGCTGGGAATGTTCATTGCCACAACGCTCATCCATACATTGGTGACGTCCTTACAAGCGGACCTGGTTCACTCAAAACGTCTGAGCGCCTGGTACTCAACAAGCGGCGGAGGGCGCCACCTGTTGATTGCCATTGGCGCACTCATGACTGCAGCCACGTTGTTCCTGGAAATTATCCTCTGGGCATGGGTCTATCGCCACGTCGGCGCTATTCACGGACTGGAAGCAAGCTTGTATTTCTCAGGCATCACATTCACAACAGTTGGATACGGAGATATCACGCTAGCCAAAAGCTGGCAATTACTCAGCGCGGGAGAAGCTGTCAACGGGGTGTTAATGGCCGACTGGAGCACCGCTCAATTAATTTTTCTTGTCCAGAGAATGATGATCTTGAGCGTACAATCTGAAAGAATAAAAGCAGATTGA
- a CDS encoding phosphatidylserine/phosphatidylglycerophosphate/cardiolipin synthase family protein, producing MANLLPRHPFAWASLVALALAGCSADAQLLGQSARPKPLPKGIELAFNHAETSRYRSPINGQWRQGDDLEAFVLASIQSARREILVAVQELSLPKLAEALAAKHREGLTVKVVLENTYSSPWSEEHPADLAPHQRTRHEQLKALGWGDAVAILQRAGVPLIDDTADGSAGSGLMHHKFMVVDRAVVVTGSANFTPSCIHGDPGADRSRGNVNHLLRLRSRELANTFVAEFERMWGDGPGGQPDSRFGLGKGGGAPQQLLVESTPVTVLFAPHRRSDPHQGLLMLEKLLAGSRKQLDLALFVFSDQGLVNAMENLQQQGVNIRLLADPGFANRAFSEVLDLLGTKLPDHRCGLEAANRPWQRPLESVGTPRLASGDKLHHKLAVIDHRTVVTGSFNWSPSAAHQNDETLLVLDSPQLAEHFTTEMNRLWKGAELGITPRLQRKQERQQVRCGSGVQRS from the coding sequence ATGGCCAACCTTTTGCCGCGCCACCCCTTCGCCTGGGCAAGCCTTGTGGCCTTGGCTTTAGCTGGCTGCAGCGCTGACGCCCAGCTACTGGGCCAGTCAGCCAGGCCCAAGCCCCTGCCCAAGGGGATTGAGCTGGCCTTCAACCACGCCGAAACCAGCCGCTACCGCAGCCCGATCAACGGTCAATGGCGTCAGGGCGACGATCTCGAGGCTTTCGTTCTGGCCAGTATTCAGTCGGCGCGGCGGGAAATCCTGGTAGCGGTGCAGGAGCTGTCTCTGCCGAAGCTGGCCGAAGCGCTGGCGGCTAAGCACCGCGAGGGGCTGACGGTGAAGGTGGTGCTGGAAAACACCTACAGCAGCCCCTGGAGCGAAGAGCATCCGGCCGATCTGGCTCCACACCAGCGCACCCGCCATGAGCAGCTCAAGGCCCTCGGTTGGGGGGATGCTGTGGCGATTCTGCAGCGGGCCGGCGTGCCCCTGATCGATGACACCGCCGATGGGAGCGCTGGCAGTGGCCTGATGCACCACAAGTTCATGGTGGTGGACAGGGCCGTGGTGGTGACCGGCTCAGCCAATTTCACCCCCTCCTGCATCCACGGCGATCCGGGTGCAGACCGTAGCCGCGGCAACGTCAACCACCTGCTGCGTCTGCGCAGCCGTGAGCTGGCTAACACCTTTGTGGCCGAGTTTGAGCGGATGTGGGGCGACGGCCCCGGCGGCCAGCCCGACAGCCGCTTTGGACTGGGCAAGGGCGGCGGAGCTCCCCAACAGCTGCTGGTGGAGTCAACGCCGGTGACGGTGCTGTTCGCCCCCCACCGCCGCAGCGATCCCCACCAGGGCCTGCTGATGTTGGAGAAGCTGCTCGCAGGCAGCCGCAAGCAACTCGATCTGGCCCTGTTCGTGTTCTCGGATCAGGGACTGGTTAATGCGATGGAGAACCTGCAGCAGCAGGGCGTCAACATCCGCCTACTGGCCGATCCCGGCTTCGCCAACCGAGCCTTCAGTGAAGTGCTCGATCTTCTCGGCACCAAGCTGCCCGACCACCGCTGCGGCCTGGAGGCGGCGAACCGCCCCTGGCAGCGCCCCCTGGAGAGTGTGGGCACACCACGCCTGGCCAGCGGCGACAAACTCCACCACAAACTGGCTGTGATCGACCACCGCACCGTGGTCACCGGCTCTTTCAACTGGAGCCCCAGCGCAGCTCATCAAAACGACGAAACCCTGCTGGTGCTCGACTCCCCCCAGCTGGCCGAACACTTCACCACTGAAATGAACCGGCTCTGGAAGGGGGCCGAGCTCGGCATCACCCCCCGGCTGCAGCGCAAACAGGAACGGCAGCAGGTGCGTTGCGGCAGCGGGGTGCAGCGCAGCTGA
- a CDS encoding phycobiliprotein lyase — protein MSEIQSESIADALSFFRLSCGRWHSQRSSHHLLHRRAEAGGSFIEVVEIAAADPRLIAIAELHGEDPAGLVGGCRVTWNASMAWDKAGEAHEGESVFGLIPTDELGRSGLLLRDRGYAETAPVAGHFAMDERDGLLLTTSYETMASLERFSFAGPNVRLRTSTVEGLSNTASFCVETRLLDSPEPGATTPAQEPVSEQPLSPLGW, from the coding sequence GTGAGCGAAATCCAATCCGAGTCGATCGCCGACGCCCTCAGCTTTTTCCGCCTTAGCTGCGGTCGCTGGCACTCCCAGCGCAGCAGCCATCACCTGCTGCACCGGCGAGCTGAGGCGGGAGGCTCCTTCATTGAGGTGGTGGAGATCGCGGCAGCCGATCCCCGCCTAATCGCCATCGCCGAGCTCCACGGCGAAGATCCCGCCGGCCTTGTTGGGGGCTGCCGGGTGACCTGGAACGCCTCAATGGCGTGGGATAAGGCCGGAGAAGCCCACGAAGGGGAAAGCGTTTTCGGCTTGATCCCCACCGATGAGCTCGGCCGGTCCGGCCTGCTGCTGCGCGACCGTGGCTATGCCGAAACCGCCCCCGTGGCAGGCCATTTCGCCATGGACGAGCGCGATGGGCTACTGCTCACCACCAGCTACGAAACCATGGCCAGCCTGGAGCGATTCAGCTTTGCCGGCCCCAACGTGCGCCTGCGCACCAGCACGGTGGAAGGCCTCTCCAATACGGCGTCCTTCTGCGTCGAAACACGGCTGCTAGACAGCCCGGAGCCTGGGGCCACAACCCCAGCTCAAGAGCCCGTTTCCGAGCAGCCCCTGTCTCCCCTGGGATGGTGA
- a CDS encoding alpha-D-glucose phosphate-specific phosphoglucomutase, whose amino-acid sequence MISSNPVSIRQISLAQPFTDQKPGTSGLRKSSRQFQTPHYLESFIEASLQVLPGVAGGTLVVGGDGRYGNRAAISVIARMAAAHGVTRLITTTGGILSTPAASHLIRQHGAVGGVILSASHNPGGPDGDFGVKINGANGGPTPESITDAIYAATLELGGYRICAGGSDPDLSAPGRSSIGELQVEVIDGVEDYVVLMQRLFDFDQIGDLLRGDFPMAFDAMHAVTGPYASRIFEELLGAPAGTVRNGIPLEDFGGGHPDPNLTYAHDLAELLMGSDAYKFGAACDGDGDRNMVLGARCFVNPSDSLAVLTANATLAPGYADGLAGVARSMPTSAAADVVAKELGLACFETPTGWKFFGNLLDAGRITLCGEESFGTGSNHIREKDGLWAVLFWLQILARKREPVSRIMAEHWSRFGRHYYSRHDYEAIPSEAAHALYARVKTMQPALVGQAFAGRSVATADDFAYTDPVDGSLTTGQGLRLLLDDGSRVVLRLSGTGTQGATLRVYLESYVPPSGNLSQDPQIALGELITAIDQLAEIRSRTCMEQPTVIT is encoded by the coding sequence ATGATCAGCAGTAATCCCGTGAGCATTCGGCAGATTTCCCTGGCCCAGCCTTTCACCGACCAGAAGCCCGGCACCTCAGGCCTACGCAAAAGCAGCCGCCAATTCCAGACCCCCCACTACCTGGAGAGCTTCATCGAAGCGAGCCTGCAGGTGCTGCCAGGCGTGGCCGGCGGCACCTTGGTGGTGGGAGGTGACGGTCGCTACGGCAACCGCGCAGCCATCAGCGTGATCGCCCGCATGGCCGCCGCCCATGGCGTGACCCGGCTGATTACCACCACCGGCGGCATCCTCTCCACTCCGGCCGCTTCCCACCTGATCCGCCAACACGGCGCCGTGGGCGGGGTGATCCTCTCGGCCAGCCACAACCCCGGCGGCCCCGATGGCGATTTCGGCGTCAAAATCAACGGCGCCAACGGCGGCCCCACCCCGGAATCGATCACCGACGCGATTTACGCCGCCACCTTGGAACTAGGCGGCTATCGGATCTGCGCAGGCGGCAGCGATCCCGACCTCTCGGCCCCTGGCCGCAGCAGCATCGGAGAGCTGCAGGTTGAGGTTATCGATGGCGTCGAAGACTACGTGGTGCTGATGCAGCGCCTGTTCGACTTCGACCAGATCGGCGATCTGCTGCGGGGCGACTTCCCGATGGCCTTCGACGCCATGCACGCAGTGACCGGCCCCTACGCCAGCCGCATCTTCGAAGAATTGCTTGGCGCTCCCGCGGGCACGGTGCGCAACGGCATACCCCTGGAAGATTTTGGCGGCGGCCACCCCGATCCCAACCTCACCTACGCCCACGACCTAGCCGAGCTGCTGATGGGCAGCGATGCCTACAAATTCGGTGCCGCCTGCGATGGCGACGGCGACCGCAACATGGTCCTGGGAGCGCGCTGCTTCGTGAACCCAAGCGACAGCCTGGCGGTACTCACCGCCAACGCCACCTTGGCCCCGGGCTACGCCGATGGCCTAGCCGGTGTGGCTCGCTCGATGCCCACCAGCGCCGCCGCCGATGTGGTGGCCAAGGAGCTCGGCCTGGCCTGCTTCGAAACCCCGACGGGCTGGAAATTCTTTGGCAACCTGCTTGATGCCGGTCGGATTACCCTGTGCGGCGAGGAGAGTTTCGGCACGGGTTCCAACCACATCCGCGAGAAGGACGGCCTCTGGGCCGTGCTGTTCTGGCTGCAGATCCTGGCCAGGAAGCGGGAGCCGGTGAGCAGGATCATGGCCGAGCACTGGAGCCGTTTCGGCCGGCACTACTACTCCCGCCACGACTATGAGGCGATCCCCTCAGAAGCAGCCCACGCCCTCTACGCGCGGGTCAAGACCATGCAGCCCGCGTTGGTGGGCCAGGCCTTCGCCGGCCGCAGCGTCGCCACCGCCGACGACTTCGCCTACACCGACCCGGTGGATGGCTCCCTCACAACCGGCCAGGGGCTGCGACTGCTGCTCGATGACGGCAGCCGGGTGGTGTTGCGCCTTTCAGGCACTGGCACCCAGGGGGCAACCCTACGGGTGTATCTAGAGAGCTATGTGCCGCCCAGCGGCAACCTCAGCCAGGATCCCCAAATCGCCCTGGGCGAGCTGATCACAGCCATCGATCAACTCGCCGAGATTCGCAGCCGCACCTGCATGGAGCAGCCAACGGTTATCACCTGA
- a CDS encoding DUF4912 domain-containing protein, translating to MTLRQLRQVASDLGVSLYSRKSKDELLAAINVRQDEEDTPISLKAIEAELPPAPRPSSANTSVVFLPRDPQWAYVFWDISESDRASALAAGASQLCLRVADVTGLPGGSAHPHTLQEVVVDSHATEWYLPVPLCDRDYRVELGYRKGSGGWISLAFSSVARVPAQHPSEQILDQFVPFSLDTAPAILPTPVEPADAGLHERLYQTATARWRRLGRGSEAFHELEAAGLDTSELNTSGAGIWASGRNASGIGGVASRQRSFWLVADAELIVYGATDPAARLTIGGEEVPLSADGTFRVQVPFRDGQQVYPIEAVAADGEQKRNITLEFSRSTPEDNSNPAEKAVSEWF from the coding sequence ATGACTTTGCGTCAGCTGCGCCAGGTCGCCAGCGACCTTGGGGTGAGCTTGTACAGCCGTAAGTCCAAGGATGAACTCCTGGCGGCCATCAATGTTCGCCAGGATGAGGAGGACACGCCTATCAGCCTTAAGGCAATCGAAGCAGAGCTACCCCCAGCTCCCCGCCCCAGCTCAGCAAATACCAGTGTCGTATTTCTGCCCCGCGATCCCCAGTGGGCCTACGTGTTCTGGGATATCTCCGAAAGCGATCGGGCCTCAGCCCTCGCAGCTGGTGCCTCCCAGCTTTGCCTGCGAGTAGCCGACGTAACTGGCCTGCCCGGCGGCTCGGCTCACCCCCACACCCTGCAGGAAGTGGTGGTCGACAGCCATGCCACCGAGTGGTATTTGCCCGTGCCCCTGTGCGATCGGGATTACCGGGTGGAACTCGGCTACCGCAAAGGCAGCGGCGGCTGGATATCCCTGGCCTTCTCTTCAGTGGCACGGGTACCAGCCCAGCACCCCAGCGAGCAAATACTCGATCAGTTCGTGCCCTTTTCGCTGGACACGGCTCCAGCCATCCTGCCGACGCCGGTGGAGCCAGCCGATGCAGGGCTGCACGAACGCCTTTATCAAACAGCTACAGCCCGCTGGCGCCGTCTTGGCAGGGGTTCTGAGGCTTTCCATGAACTTGAGGCAGCCGGCCTAGACACCAGTGAACTGAACACCTCTGGTGCCGGCATCTGGGCCAGTGGCCGCAACGCCTCCGGCATCGGCGGGGTCGCTTCCCGTCAACGCTCGTTCTGGCTTGTGGCTGATGCTGAGCTGATTGTGTACGGTGCCACCGATCCCGCTGCCCGCCTCACCATTGGCGGTGAGGAGGTGCCCCTTTCCGCCGATGGCACCTTCCGAGTGCAAGTGCCCTTCCGCGATGGTCAGCAGGTGTATCCGATCGAAGCGGTCGCCGCCGATGGCGAGCAGAAGCGCAACATCACCCTGGAATTCAGCCGCTCCACCCCTGAGGACAACAGCAACCCAGCCGAAAAGGCCGTAAGCGAATGGTTCTAA